Genomic DNA from Pseudomonas fitomaticsae:
CTCGGCGATGCTGCCGTACGTGCTCGCGGCGTCGCGATTCGCCCACTACCTGAAGGTGATCATGCGCGACAAGGTCGGCAGCTTCATGACCCGCGACAACGTGCAGACCTACCTCAACAACTGGATCGCCGACTACGTGCTGATCAACGACAACGCACCGCAGGAAATCAAGGCGCAGTACCCGTTGCGTGAAGCGCGGGTGGACGTCACCGAAGTCGCCGGCAAGCCCGGTGCCTATCGCGCGACAGTATTCCTGCGGCCGCACTTCCAGCTCGAAGAGCTGACCGCGTCGATCCGCCTGGTCGCGACCCTTCCGCCACCGGTAGCCGCCTGACCAGTACACGCCCGCAGGATCCCTTGCGGGCGTTTCCCTGTTTGCCTGGCACGACACCTTTCAGGAGTTTCAAGCGATGGATGCAATCATTCTCGACCTCGGCGGCGACATCAAAGGCGACAGTTTGCTCGAGGGTTTCGCGGACAAGATCGAAGTCATGTCCTACAGCCACAACGTGGCGATGCAAGTCACCAACGACGTCAGCAACTCGGAGCGCACCTCCGGCAAACCCCATGTCGGCGAGTTCACCCTGACCAAATTCGTCGACACGTCCACACCGTCGCTCAACGAATACTGCTGCGCCGGCAAACCGATCCCGGAAGCCAAGATCACCATCGGCCGCAACGCCGCCGAAGGCAGCGGGCAACTGCTGCCGTTCATCGTCTACACCCTGACCAACGTGGTGATTTCCAACGTCAGCGTCAGTGGCGGTACCGGCGGCAAACCGGTGGAAACCCTGTCCCTGAACTTCACCAAGATCAAATGGGAGCTCACCGCGCAGAAAGACGACGGCACCAAGGAAGGCACGGCTGCCT
This window encodes:
- a CDS encoding Hcp family type VI secretion system effector yields the protein MDAIILDLGGDIKGDSLLEGFADKIEVMSYSHNVAMQVTNDVSNSERTSGKPHVGEFTLTKFVDTSTPSLNEYCCAGKPIPEAKITIGRNAAEGSGQLLPFIVYTLTNVVISNVSVSGGTGGKPVETLSLNFTKIKWELTAQKDDGTKEGTAASTWDMAANKLVS